The following coding sequences are from one Pirellulales bacterium window:
- the coaE gene encoding dephospho-CoA kinase (Dephospho-CoA kinase (CoaE) performs the final step in coenzyme A biosynthesis.), translating into MRILGILGGVASGKSFVARTLVGWGGVWLNADQAGHQVLRQPDIRDQLVARWGKSIIDETGEISRSAVAAIVFGDTPTAPQELKWLESVSHPRIRQLLESQLSELRRQNVPLAILDAPVMLKSGWDALCDFILFVDCPREIRLQRALTRPGWTEAQFAAREAAQEPLEVKKSRADFSLDNSGTAEYTEQQLRKLWTDWTGFAPL; encoded by the coding sequence ATGCGAATCCTCGGCATTCTGGGCGGCGTCGCCAGCGGCAAAAGTTTTGTCGCCCGGACGCTCGTGGGCTGGGGGGGGGTATGGCTCAATGCCGACCAGGCCGGGCACCAGGTCCTGCGGCAACCCGACATTCGCGACCAATTGGTTGCCCGTTGGGGAAAATCCATCATCGATGAAACGGGCGAAATTTCCCGTTCCGCCGTGGCCGCTATCGTTTTTGGCGACACGCCCACCGCCCCCCAGGAACTCAAGTGGCTGGAAAGCGTCAGCCATCCCCGTATTCGGCAATTGTTAGAATCTCAATTGTCGGAGTTACGCCGCCAAAATGTCCCGTTGGCGATTTTAGACGCGCCGGTCATGTTAAAAAGCGGCTGGGACGCCTTATGCGATTTTATCCTTTTTGTGGATTGCCCCCGCGAAATCCGCTTGCAACGGGCACTTACCCGCCCTGGCTGGACAGAGGCCCAATTTGCCGCGCGGGAGGCCGCCCAGGAGCCTCTGGAGGTAAAAAAATCCCGGGCGGATTTTTCCCTAGATAATTCCGGGACCGCCGAATATACTGAACAGCAGTTGAGAAAGCTGTGGACCGACTGGACAGGCTTTGCTCCTCTTTGA
- a CDS encoding VCBS repeat-containing protein, producing MMTRLNQLSRAILFCIPAIPLFAAEPASPWRTQEIETQLTIGYAVSLCDVNADAQTDIVVVDADRVVWYENPTWKRRTIIAAGQTERDNVCIAPADIDADGQLDFALGAAWRPADTSTGGTLQWLRRGKTLDDPWDVLSIGSEPTMHRMRFADFDNDGQPELYCAPLLGRGTTKPHFAESGVRILRYKIPANPGKDPWVPEVINETLHVTHNLWPCDVNRDGKLEMLLVSFEGVHQLTPTASGSWQVEKLGAGNQDTTPNKGASEVKLGRLNNESNYIATIEPWHGFQVVVYTPPSKAGELWQRNVIDEQLLWGHAVWCANLDDDPAEELVIGVRDQQSEQFRSGIRIYDPTPDPQQPGGTAWRRQIVDPGGVAVEDAAAADLNGDGRVDIVACGRATKNVRIYWNEAGANKDAAGK from the coding sequence ATGATGACACGCCTAAACCAGCTTAGTCGAGCAATTTTATTTTGCATCCCCGCAATCCCCCTTTTTGCCGCGGAACCAGCCAGTCCGTGGCGCACCCAGGAAATCGAAACCCAGCTTACCATCGGCTATGCCGTTTCCCTGTGCGATGTCAATGCCGACGCCCAAACCGACATTGTCGTGGTAGATGCCGATCGCGTTGTTTGGTACGAAAATCCCACTTGGAAGCGCCGCACGATTATCGCGGCGGGGCAAACCGAGCGGGATAATGTATGCATCGCTCCGGCGGATATCGATGCCGACGGGCAGTTGGACTTTGCCCTGGGGGCGGCTTGGCGACCGGCGGACACTTCCACCGGCGGCACCCTGCAGTGGCTGCGGCGGGGCAAAACACTCGACGATCCCTGGGACGTCCTTTCCATCGGTAGCGAACCGACCATGCATCGAATGCGTTTTGCCGATTTTGATAACGATGGACAGCCCGAGTTATACTGCGCGCCGCTACTCGGACGCGGAACCACCAAGCCCCACTTTGCCGAGTCCGGCGTCCGAATTCTCCGCTACAAGATCCCCGCCAATCCCGGCAAAGATCCCTGGGTGCCGGAAGTCATCAACGAAACGCTGCATGTCACGCATAATTTGTGGCCCTGCGATGTCAATCGCGATGGTAAACTGGAAATGCTGCTCGTTAGCTTTGAGGGCGTGCATCAACTAACGCCTACAGCCAGTGGTTCTTGGCAAGTGGAAAAGTTGGGTGCTGGCAATCAAGACACCACGCCCAATAAGGGAGCCAGCGAGGTAAAGCTGGGCAGATTGAACAACGAGAGCAATTACATCGCCACCATTGAGCCGTGGCACGGCTTTCAGGTGGTGGTGTATACGCCACCATCAAAGGCGGGCGAATTGTGGCAGCGAAATGTCATTGACGAACAACTCCTCTGGGGGCACGCCGTTTGGTGTGCCAACCTGGACGACGACCCGGCCGAGGAACTGGTCATCGGCGTGCGTGATCAGCAAAGCGAGCAATTTCGCAGCGGAATCCGCATTTATGATCCAACCCCCGACCCCCAACAACCCGGTGGTACGGCGTGGCGGCGGCAGATTGTCGATCCGGGGGGCGTGGCGGTCGAGGATGCCGCCGCGGCGGACCTAAACGGCGATGGGCGGGTGGACATTGTCGCCTGCGGCCGCGCGACCAAGAATGTGCGGATTTACTGGAACGAGGCAGGGGCTAACAAAGACGCCGCTGGCAAATAA
- a CDS encoding phage integrase SAM-like domain-containing protein encodes MASLSKTAKAYRIVFIHPGDRRRRAIYLPLTSKAGELDKWKSHIEHLVVCAADESQVPHAATVRWLGGLSDAQHGKLVKADLTDPRQAAIPQAVVTVADHAKDYMRRHSILAKWKDSTRRRWQLSVNSLIQFLGDRPIESITPRDAAEYGVWLRSPQSRKSKHGENAADTGLAENTARKRIGDCKQIFADAVELGLIPKSHFAKMTGKVKSNLNRYFFVTREMYEKCLSACRTQEWRVIIAMGRYAPVRGASELCEMTWGDVFWDQNRLRIRTPKTERYAGKEEKIVPLWPEVRRELEAYFEEPGKPAKRPHEKIFVQHLRQGKDTNLAEPFRDIVIRAGLTPWPNIFKNLRDSRCNELRQILPETLAAAISGHDVQTARDHYWVFTDADLADALERHNAETKKVAHKVAHSGGISDCLTVSQDENSPHLLSLPVSEHLFNGRPGTRTPTP; translated from the coding sequence ATGGCCAGTCTAAGTAAAACCGCCAAAGCGTATCGGATCGTTTTCATTCACCCAGGCGACCGACGCCGACGCGCGATCTACTTACCCCTCACCAGCAAAGCCGGGGAGTTGGATAAGTGGAAAAGCCATATCGAGCATCTTGTGGTTTGCGCCGCTGATGAATCCCAGGTCCCCCATGCCGCGACGGTCCGATGGTTAGGGGGACTCAGCGATGCACAACATGGCAAGCTGGTGAAGGCGGATTTGACAGACCCGCGACAAGCAGCGATCCCCCAGGCCGTGGTAACGGTGGCCGATCATGCCAAAGACTATATGCGCCGCCATTCCATTCTTGCTAAATGGAAAGATAGCACGCGCCGCCGATGGCAGTTATCGGTAAATAGCCTGATTCAGTTTTTGGGGGATCGTCCCATTGAATCAATAACACCCCGCGACGCCGCCGAGTATGGCGTCTGGTTGCGATCCCCTCAGTCGCGCAAGTCTAAACACGGGGAAAACGCCGCCGATACAGGACTGGCCGAAAATACCGCCAGAAAACGGATCGGGGATTGCAAGCAAATTTTCGCCGACGCCGTGGAACTAGGACTGATCCCGAAAAGCCATTTTGCCAAAATGACCGGCAAGGTGAAGTCTAACCTGAACCGCTATTTTTTCGTTACCCGCGAGATGTACGAAAAGTGTTTATCCGCATGCCGCACCCAGGAATGGCGTGTCATTATCGCAATGGGACGATACGCTCCGGTGCGCGGTGCCAGTGAGTTATGCGAGATGACGTGGGGGGACGTGTTCTGGGATCAGAACCGCCTGCGGATCAGAACACCTAAAACAGAACGGTATGCTGGCAAGGAGGAAAAGATTGTCCCCCTCTGGCCAGAAGTCCGCCGCGAGTTGGAAGCTTATTTTGAGGAACCCGGCAAGCCAGCTAAACGTCCCCACGAAAAGATATTTGTTCAACACCTGCGGCAAGGCAAGGACACCAATTTGGCGGAACCATTCCGCGATATTGTCATTCGCGCGGGACTAACCCCCTGGCCGAACATATTTAAAAACCTAAGGGATTCACGCTGCAATGAACTCCGCCAGATATTGCCCGAAACATTAGCGGCGGCGATTAGCGGCCATGACGTCCAGACCGCGCGGGATCATTATTGGGTGTTCACGGATGCCGACCTAGCCGACGCGCTCGAGAGGCATAATGCAGAGACAAAAAAGGTAGCGCACAAGGTAGCGCACTCAGGGGGTATTTCCGACTGTCTCACAGTTTCACAAGATGAAAATTCCCCGCATTTACTGTCATTGCCAGTCAGTGAACATCTGTTCAATGGCCGCCCGGGGACTCGAACCCCGACGCCGTGA